The Euphorbia lathyris chromosome 4, ddEupLath1.1, whole genome shotgun sequence genomic interval TCCTTTCACTCCCAATGATCAGGGCTGATCTATGGGGCTTCGTTTTCTCCGACTGATCTATCAAAGACAAAACAGTTTATAAATTACAGTTTATAAAACACCCGATGGAAaatcaaattgaaatatatttaaaaaataaatacctCTAGGATTGGTTTGGTTGGTGTAGTCGGCTTTCTAATTCTTTAACTTCCGTGTTTAACCTCTTGACTGTATTTCTCAGTTGAGTTAGAGTTGTTTGATTTCTTCTTTccctttcaatttttcttatcTGTGACCTCCATTCATCTCCGCTTTTTAGAATGAAGATCAATGCAGCATAATAAAACCCTAAACAATAACCAACTGTATCTTCCATGGTTATACCAATTGAAACTATAGTCCCCGCTACTACGGATGTTAGAGCAAACCCCATACTCCCCATACCTAAAGATAACCCAATACAATTTAAACCCGTCAACATACAAATCAATAAGAGTATAACATTATACTCATTAACAAAATCCTTCAGGAAAAAAGCGGATCCTATAGTAAGCATGTATTCTATTATGCATTTTCCTAAATGCACATAGAATTCATTACTATCATCGTTCCTAATAATTTGTGCGACTCGAGGACAAAACAAATAGGATATGTAAGACAGAACTATATTCACGCACAAAATGAAGGCGAAAATAAATAATCGCGAAAATAAATAATCGGAAAGGTGTAGATGTATGTTCAAACCTAGGACTCCTCATCACAAAGAGAATCCCCCAGCCGGCACAGCAACCATTTGAAAATAAGGCATACCATACTGCCCACGCCGCGTCTATGTCACGAACATAGTTAGTTGGAACAAACGGAAGCTGCTCAGGCGGATTCCCACCTTCTGGGGGATCAACGGGAAGCCCAGGCTGACTCTGACCAACTGGGGGAACATTAACGGAAAGCCCAGACTGAATCTCACCTTCTGGGGGAACAAACGGAGGCTGCTCAGTCGAATTCTCACCTCCCCCGGAAACATTGGAAAGCTCAGTCAGATTCCCACCTTCTGGGGGATCAACGGGAAGCCCAGGCTGACTCTGACCAACTGGGGGAACATTAACGGAAAGCCCAGACTGAATCTCACCTCCTGAGGTAACATCGCAAAGCTCAGGCAGAATCTCACCTTCTCGGGGAACTGGGGGGACAACGTGAAGCCCAGACTGAATCTCACCTCCCTCGGGAACATCAACGGGAAGCTCAGGCAGGTGATCAACGGGGAGATCAGGCAGAATCTCACCTCCTGGGTTAGTAACGGGGAGCTCAATACCTTCAGCCATAAGTGGAGCTTTTGTTACCGCCGACGATGGTGGTGTAGGAGTAGAGAGAGAGGAAGGTTTTTACTTTTTGTAATACTGCAAGGAGAACTCTCTAGAATGAAAGGGTAGGGATCAGGTATAGCGGTAGCACTATTATATAAAACAGGAAGTAGTTTTCAGATAGGGTATCagttaaaaatgaattaaatatattaaaattaaaattcactACAAGACAAGATATGTATTTTATCACCTTGCTAATGAAGTTGGCGCTACAAATACACCAAAAAGGAGTGAGGACCAAATACAGAATTGGAGTAACAGTATATATACAAAATTCCCAATTTCTGCcagatttacccttaaaatTTACTTCCACATCgctaatttctttttttcttcacaGCTCCCATCATCTAATTAGGTGTTAAACGGTGCCATTTTAGAACATCATTAGAGCTTCTAATTACTCCCAACTTCCATCTTAGTATTCCACgcctctttatttttatttttatttttctttttctttcttttttttcttttttcaaaaaaaaacataattaaacctCTCAATTTTATTAAGTtcttgattaattatttttccatatttattcattgattattgattttgttattaattcggtctttatttaactttttcatcgATAGCACGTATCGTTAGGGCAATTCGGCTTATTGATGTTGACAAATAACAATAAGAGTTTATTAACTAAAATAGATaaagagtaaaaagtaaaaagtaaaaagtaacAAGAAATTACATAAAATAATTTCCAGTAGATTCCTCCAAATTCGATCTTTTCCTCtctcattttgtgattttcaacattatATTGTCAAATCGATCTTCCCCTTTTCCAAATTcgatggaaaagttaaataagagtCAAATCCATAATAAACTAACTCAATAATCAACGACTCAATGaccatgtttggtaaagagcgttttgggataaaaagagcggttttgaccaactttagcggtttgaccactgaaaccgttgattcgagtgtttggtggagagaggtttgagagagagttttgagatgaaaacgctaatttagaaaaactcttaaaaggagctttttcaattagcgttttgcaatattaaaattaatggacttctttaaccctaattattttaaatatatttttatgtattaaaaaaaggaatacctttattcgtctttttgcacaacccgctattatcaatcagctaatttttaccaaacaggtctacacaaacaactagtcaaatcagctaatgtaatcagctaacagctaattcccaaacagggccaatatggaaaaataattgaacagcctcttcatattttctttcttttttgccTTCCTCgaactattattatttttctctcCGGATCACAGAATATGAG includes:
- the LOC136227759 gene encoding uncharacterized protein, with amino-acid sequence MAEGIELPVTNPGGEILPDLPVDHLPELPVDVPEGGEIQSGLHVVPPVPREGEILPELCDVTSGGEIQSGLSVNVPPVGQSQPGLPVDPPEGGNLTELSNVSGGGENSTEQPPFVPPEGEIQSGLSVNVPPVGQSQPGLPVDPPEGGNPPEQLPFVPTNYVRDIDAAWAVWYALFSNGCCAGWGILFVMRSPRFEHTSTPFRLFIFAIIYFRLHFVREYSSVLHILFVLSSSRTNY